The following coding sequences are from one bacterium SCSIO 12741 window:
- a CDS encoding TonB-dependent receptor, whose amino-acid sequence MKANWYWIYIGALILFGPLSLFSQVTFKGEVKAGNEPLPYAQVSVQGGSTGAVANLNGYFEIKDLPAGWLVFQIRAIGYKPFSDSVEVKDGQVYSQNFTLKPDVFGLEQVVVSASRNEQNRAQAAVRVDVIGQRQLEQVNAWSVSDGLKYSPGLRMETNCQNCGFSQVRINGLAGTYSQILINGRPTFSALNSIYGLEQIPTDMLDRVEVIKGGGSALYGSNAIGGTINVITKEPVRNSYSIHTQGAVMNSKSGAYNLGFNTTRMTKSYNGGISLFGNYRSREAYDRDGDGYSEIPRLQNLGLGTRAFHRLGKQAKLSLNVYGLQEYRRGGNLLDLEPHETDIAEELQSEVIGGELAFDYWSKNGKNKWNAFVSAQNTNMDNYYGGGQDPNGYGKTTDFSFVSGLQYSRKSKGPFIGKGELTSGLEYKWDDMADEKPGYNLYIDQTISTLGPTCNTIGM is encoded by the coding sequence ATGAAAGCTAATTGGTATTGGATATATATTGGGGCCCTAATCTTATTTGGGCCTCTTTCACTTTTTTCCCAGGTGACCTTTAAAGGGGAAGTTAAAGCAGGTAATGAGCCTCTTCCTTACGCCCAGGTTTCTGTTCAAGGCGGATCCACAGGTGCGGTGGCTAACCTTAACGGTTATTTCGAAATCAAAGATTTACCAGCTGGATGGTTGGTTTTTCAGATCCGAGCCATTGGATACAAGCCTTTTTCGGACAGTGTTGAGGTAAAAGATGGCCAGGTCTATTCCCAAAATTTCACCCTAAAACCAGATGTGTTTGGCTTGGAACAAGTGGTTGTTTCAGCTTCGAGAAACGAACAGAATCGGGCGCAAGCAGCCGTCCGGGTAGATGTAATTGGGCAACGACAATTGGAACAGGTCAACGCCTGGTCCGTTTCCGATGGGCTTAAATATTCCCCCGGATTGCGAATGGAAACCAATTGCCAGAATTGTGGTTTCTCCCAGGTTCGGATTAATGGATTGGCGGGTACATACAGCCAGATTCTGATTAACGGAAGACCTACCTTTTCGGCTCTTAATAGCATCTATGGATTGGAACAAATTCCCACCGACATGCTGGATCGGGTGGAGGTGATTAAGGGGGGAGGATCTGCTCTTTATGGCTCCAATGCCATCGGCGGTACCATCAATGTGATTACCAAAGAACCCGTGCGCAATAGTTATAGCATACACACGCAAGGCGCTGTCATGAATAGTAAGTCAGGAGCCTATAATCTGGGTTTCAATACCACCCGAATGACCAAGTCGTACAATGGAGGAATCAGTTTGTTTGGAAACTACCGCTCTCGGGAGGCTTATGACCGCGATGGAGATGGTTATTCCGAAATTCCCCGCTTGCAAAACTTGGGATTAGGTACAAGGGCCTTTCATCGCTTGGGCAAGCAAGCGAAACTTTCTTTGAATGTATATGGCCTTCAGGAATATCGCAGGGGAGGAAATTTACTGGATCTTGAACCCCACGAAACGGATATTGCTGAAGAATTGCAGTCAGAAGTTATTGGTGGTGAACTGGCCTTTGATTATTGGTCGAAGAACGGGAAGAACAAATGGAACGCCTTTGTAAGTGCCCAGAATACTAATATGGATAACTACTACGGTGGAGGTCAAGATCCCAATGGTTATGGAAAAACCACGGACTTTTCTTTCGTGAGTGGGTTGCAATATTCCAGAAAAAGCAAGGGGCCTTTTATCGGAAAAGGAGAATTGACCTCTGGACTCGAGTACAAGTGGGATGACATGGCGGATGAGAAACCTGGCTACAACTTATACATTGATCAAACGATTAGCACCCTGGGGCCTACTTGCAATACGATTGGAATGTAA
- a CDS encoding nitrous oxide reductase accessory protein NosL produces MKAWFILALPLLTLVGCTPRVEPISYGTDPCAHCKMIITDARYGSELVTAKGKRYKFDSVECLIDYLLENETEIHSLWLTSFTHPSKLVPADSCFILKSEAMPSPMGRYLTAFGNSDSVLAYQFNHGGSVLHWKEAQIRF; encoded by the coding sequence ATGAAAGCGTGGTTCATTTTGGCTTTGCCCCTGCTAACACTAGTGGGCTGCACACCTCGAGTGGAGCCCATTAGTTACGGCACCGATCCCTGTGCCCATTGTAAGATGATCATCACCGATGCTCGCTATGGCTCTGAGCTGGTAACAGCAAAAGGAAAACGCTACAAATTCGATTCAGTAGAGTGCCTAATCGATTACCTTTTGGAAAATGAGACGGAGATTCATAGCCTGTGGCTGACTTCATTTACACACCCGTCCAAATTGGTTCCAGCTGATTCTTGTTTCATCCTAAAAAGTGAAGCAATGCCAAGTCCAATGGGCCGATACCTCACGGCTTTTGGCAATTCTGATTCTGTGTTGGCCTACCAGTTTAATCACGGTGGCTCTGTCCTTCACTGGAAAGAGGCTCAAATCCGATTCTGA
- a CDS encoding c-type cytochrome: protein MKFTSVILATLAIAFLASCGGDPEATAPKKEKMKLDSEPTTLPAAPPKPTTTLEKSDSKGVGPITEIQLEAIDQAMAAEGKEIYEQNCVACHKLDKKFIGPAISGVADRRTPEWIMNMILNPEQMVKEDPIAKQLLVEANMAPMANQGLSEDQARKILEYFRTL from the coding sequence ATGAAATTCACATCTGTAATACTGGCAACATTGGCAATCGCCTTTCTGGCCAGTTGTGGTGGCGACCCAGAAGCTACCGCACCGAAGAAGGAAAAAATGAAATTAGACAGCGAACCCACCACTCTTCCCGCTGCTCCTCCAAAACCGACCACTACGCTTGAAAAAAGCGACAGTAAAGGAGTTGGCCCCATTACGGAGATTCAATTGGAAGCCATAGATCAGGCCATGGCAGCTGAAGGGAAAGAGATTTACGAACAAAACTGCGTGGCTTGCCACAAGTTGGATAAGAAATTTATCGGTCCAGCTATTAGTGGAGTAGCCGACAGACGTACCCCAGAGTGGATTATGAACATGATTCTTAATCCCGAACAAATGGTGAAAGAAGATCCTATTGCCAAACAATTGCTGGTGGAAGCCAATATGGCCCCAATGGCCAATCAAGGGCTTAGTGAAGACCAGGCAAGAAAGATTTTGGAATACTTCAGAACGCTTTAA
- a CDS encoding ABC transporter ATP-binding protein: MIKIENISKSFGRLSVLKGIDLHLEAGKIYTVLGPNGSGKTTLIKTLLGLIHPNSGQVSIQEQTILGNDILRERISYVPQIARFPENLRVKELISLIDGLRKQKANPQPFIELFQLHPFMDQKLKNLSGGTRQKVNLVLALMFDTDLLILDEPTSGLDPINRIHLKNRLMRLRDEGKTILMTTHILHLAETLSDEIIFLLEGKVGFQGSPGELMEKTQSQDLEQAIARVLSIGPSSNSESVELKTEGGLVYG; encoded by the coding sequence GTGATTAAAATAGAAAACATATCCAAGAGTTTCGGACGGCTTTCTGTTCTCAAGGGCATCGATCTGCACCTGGAAGCCGGAAAAATCTATACGGTGTTAGGTCCGAACGGATCAGGCAAAACCACTTTGATCAAAACCCTTCTGGGATTGATTCATCCCAATTCTGGTCAGGTATCCATTCAAGAGCAAACGATATTGGGCAACGACATCCTTCGTGAACGGATTAGCTACGTACCTCAAATTGCCCGATTTCCTGAAAACCTCCGGGTAAAAGAGTTAATTAGTCTCATAGACGGATTGCGTAAACAAAAAGCCAATCCTCAGCCCTTTATAGAGCTTTTTCAACTACATCCTTTTATGGATCAGAAGCTGAAAAACCTAAGTGGAGGTACCCGCCAAAAAGTGAATCTGGTTTTGGCTCTCATGTTTGACACCGATCTGCTCATATTAGATGAGCCCACCTCTGGCCTGGATCCGATCAACCGAATTCATCTTAAAAATCGATTGATGCGATTGAGGGATGAAGGCAAAACCATTTTGATGACCACCCACATTCTTCACTTGGCCGAGACCCTATCCGATGAAATCATCTTCCTGCTGGAAGGCAAGGTTGGATTCCAGGGAAGTCCCGGTGAATTGATGGAAAAAACACAAAGTCAGGATCTGGAGCAGGCGATAGCACGAGTATTGTCTATAGGACCTTCTTCCAACTCTGAATCTGTTGAACTAAAAACCGAAGGAGGACTGGTTTATGGTTAA
- a CDS encoding ABC transporter permease — translation MVNVFRYCLFDLLRSRWSVVYTVFYLICASALLHFSNSPSNAVASLMNIVLFITPLVSMLLGIIYFYQNREFAELMLSQPIKRVHFFLGNYLGLNASMILSLLIGLGVPALVFGWNYIGQLGILLTSGILLSLIFSALALWISLQNENRIKGFGMAILTWLFFAIIYDGLFLILLLWFSDYPLENAALIATLFNPIDLGRVLILLQLDLSALLGFTGASFKHFLGSSVGIVVALMTAVLWVIVPLGILLRKGNRKDF, via the coding sequence ATGGTTAATGTATTTCGCTACTGTTTGTTTGACCTGCTTCGCAGTCGCTGGAGTGTGGTCTATACCGTATTTTACCTGATTTGTGCTTCAGCGCTACTCCACTTTTCTAATTCCCCAAGCAACGCAGTAGCCAGCTTAATGAATATTGTACTATTCATCACACCCTTGGTTTCCATGCTATTGGGGATCATCTACTTTTATCAAAACCGGGAATTTGCTGAGTTGATGCTGTCCCAACCCATTAAAAGAGTGCACTTCTTCCTGGGCAATTACCTCGGGTTGAATGCTTCTATGATCCTCAGTCTTTTAATCGGACTGGGTGTTCCAGCCTTGGTTTTTGGTTGGAACTACATCGGTCAACTCGGAATTCTGCTCACCTCAGGCATTCTCCTGTCCCTCATCTTTTCAGCCCTTGCTTTGTGGATTAGTCTTCAAAACGAAAACCGAATCAAGGGATTTGGGATGGCCATTTTAACCTGGTTATTCTTTGCTATCATTTACGACGGATTGTTCCTGATTCTCCTCTTGTGGTTCAGCGATTACCCCCTCGAAAATGCCGCCCTCATCGCCACCTTGTTCAACCCCATTGACTTGGGTCGGGTATTGATTTTATTGCAGTTGGACCTTTCTGCGCTGCTCGGTTTTACCGGTGCATCGTTTAAACATTTCTTAGGATCTTCTGTCGGTATCGTCGTGGCTTTGATGACTGCCGTATTATGGGTAATTGTACCTTTGGGAATCCTTCTGAGAAAAGGAAACCGGAAAGATTTTTAA
- the nosZ gene encoding Sec-dependent nitrous-oxide reductase: protein MKKSGKILSFLALAGFLFYGCQNNAGQKATTTPIGNGDAASQVYVPPGEHDEFYAFLSGGFSGQVTVYGLPSGRLFKIIPVFSQDAEKAWGYNEETKPMLETSFGFIPWDDAHHPELSQTNGVPDGRWLFINGNNTPRVARIDLGTFETTEILEIPNSGGNHSSPFTTENSEYIVAGTRFSVPYPQTDVAINSYKENFKGALSFIKADEPGSMDVSFQILVPGYDYDLAHSGKGKSHGWTFFTSYNTEESHTLKEVNASQNDKDFIAAINWKKAEEYIAAGNFKEMPARYAHNYYNEETHMATSEMKENVKVLIPSECPGLIYYLPTPKSPHGVDVDPTGSYIVGAGKLSADITVHSFDKMIAAIESQAFDGEIDGIPVLKFDAVVEGAVQSGGLGPLHTEFDGNGYAYTTFFISSEVVKWKIGTWEVVDRVPCYYSVGHLMIPGGDSKKPWGKYLVAMNKITKDRYLPTGPELAHSAQLYDISGDKMKLILDFPTMGEPHYAQGIAADVIKDRSKKIYPLEENHHPHATLKEDQVRVERNGNEVHIYMTCIRSHFAPDNIEGVKVGDKVYLHVTNLEQDWDTPHGVSIMGANTSELLIMPGQTETLLWEPKFEGVIPFYCTDFCSALHQEMQGYIRVSAADANTELSWSLGE from the coding sequence ATGAAAAAGTCAGGTAAAATCCTTTCGTTTTTGGCTCTGGCCGGCTTCCTGTTCTACGGATGCCAAAACAACGCAGGCCAAAAAGCAACAACAACACCCATCGGGAATGGTGACGCTGCCTCTCAGGTATATGTCCCACCTGGTGAACACGATGAATTCTACGCCTTCCTCTCTGGAGGATTCAGCGGTCAGGTAACGGTCTACGGACTTCCTTCAGGACGATTGTTTAAAATCATTCCGGTATTCTCGCAAGATGCCGAAAAGGCTTGGGGATATAACGAAGAAACAAAACCCATGTTGGAAACATCATTCGGATTCATTCCCTGGGATGATGCTCACCACCCCGAGTTATCTCAGACTAATGGTGTGCCGGATGGTCGCTGGTTATTCATCAACGGTAACAATACACCAAGGGTAGCCCGGATTGATCTGGGAACTTTTGAAACCACTGAGATTCTCGAGATTCCAAACAGTGGAGGAAACCACAGTTCTCCATTCACTACGGAAAACTCTGAATACATCGTAGCTGGTACCCGCTTTAGTGTGCCTTATCCTCAAACGGATGTAGCGATCAACTCCTACAAGGAAAACTTTAAAGGAGCTCTTTCTTTCATCAAAGCTGATGAACCAGGAAGCATGGACGTAAGTTTCCAAATCCTCGTTCCAGGATATGATTACGATTTGGCCCACTCTGGTAAAGGAAAGTCTCACGGCTGGACCTTCTTTACCTCTTACAACACCGAAGAAAGTCATACCCTAAAAGAGGTCAACGCTTCTCAAAATGACAAAGACTTCATCGCTGCCATTAACTGGAAAAAAGCGGAGGAGTATATCGCTGCTGGAAACTTCAAAGAAATGCCAGCCCGCTATGCGCACAACTACTACAACGAAGAGACCCACATGGCTACTTCTGAAATGAAAGAAAACGTGAAAGTGCTGATCCCTTCTGAATGCCCAGGGCTGATTTATTATCTACCTACACCTAAATCTCCTCACGGAGTTGACGTAGACCCAACAGGATCTTACATCGTGGGTGCTGGTAAGCTTTCTGCAGACATTACCGTTCACTCTTTTGACAAGATGATTGCCGCTATCGAAAGCCAGGCATTTGATGGAGAAATTGACGGTATTCCTGTACTGAAATTCGACGCTGTTGTGGAAGGAGCGGTACAGAGTGGAGGTCTTGGTCCATTACACACCGAATTTGACGGTAACGGATATGCTTACACCACCTTCTTTATCTCCAGTGAAGTAGTGAAATGGAAAATTGGAACCTGGGAAGTGGTTGACCGCGTACCTTGTTACTACTCTGTAGGTCACTTGATGATTCCTGGTGGAGATTCTAAAAAACCATGGGGTAAATACCTGGTGGCGATGAACAAAATCACCAAGGACAGATACCTACCTACAGGTCCAGAATTGGCACACTCTGCTCAATTGTATGACATCTCCGGCGATAAGATGAAACTTATCCTGGATTTCCCTACCATGGGTGAACCACACTACGCTCAAGGTATTGCTGCGGACGTGATCAAAGACCGCAGCAAGAAGATCTATCCACTGGAAGAAAACCATCACCCTCATGCCACTTTGAAAGAAGATCAGGTTCGGGTAGAGCGTAATGGCAACGAGGTACATATCTATATGACCTGTATCCGAAGTCACTTTGCCCCCGACAACATTGAAGGGGTAAAAGTGGGTGACAAAGTGTACCTACACGTTACCAACCTCGAACAGGATTGGGACACCCCTCACGGTGTGAGCATCATGGGTGCCAACACTTCTGAGCTACTCATCATGCCGGGTCAAACTGAAACCTTGCTGTGGGAGCCCAAATTTGAAGGTGTAATTCCTTTCTACTGCACCGACTTCTGCTCTGCCCTGCACCAGGAAATGCAAGGCTACATCCGCGTATCTGCCGCAGATGCCAATACAGAGCTTAGCTGGTCTTTAGGCGAATAA
- a CDS encoding SDR family oxidoreductase, with protein METRKHSRVILLSGAGSGIGRATALLLDKNGFSLSLTSRNQQKLDALQSELTGDHLYVAADVRNESEVAHWMNQTVEKWGKMDALVTNAGLGYFDPVEEGKLAEWHTMVDVNIKGLLNCIYHALPHLKKSEGAQLIQLGSVASHQVFPNSGVYCATKHAVLAISQSIHLEMAKDIRVTTISPGAVATPFIEQSTNDGLVNEMRDYFAAGLKPEDVANQILHALEQPEDVTLSEIIVRPKR; from the coding sequence ATGGAAACAAGAAAACACTCAAGGGTAATTCTGCTCTCCGGTGCGGGGAGTGGAATCGGTAGGGCTACGGCTCTGTTGCTGGATAAAAATGGGTTCAGCTTATCCTTAACTTCTCGCAACCAGCAAAAACTGGATGCCCTGCAATCTGAATTGACAGGAGATCATTTGTATGTAGCTGCTGACGTTCGCAACGAAAGCGAGGTAGCTCATTGGATGAATCAAACGGTGGAGAAATGGGGCAAGATGGATGCCCTCGTCACCAATGCCGGTTTGGGATATTTCGATCCTGTAGAGGAGGGTAAGTTGGCTGAATGGCATACCATGGTGGATGTAAACATCAAGGGGCTCCTCAATTGTATTTACCATGCCTTGCCACACTTAAAAAAGTCGGAAGGTGCTCAACTGATTCAATTGGGATCTGTTGCTTCCCATCAGGTATTCCCAAATTCGGGAGTTTATTGCGCCACCAAACATGCCGTTTTGGCCATCAGTCAATCCATTCATTTGGAAATGGCCAAGGATATCCGAGTCACCACGATTTCACCCGGTGCTGTCGCAACTCCTTTTATCGAACAATCTACCAATGATGGATTGGTAAACGAAATGCGCGACTATTTTGCCGCAGGGTTGAAACCCGAAGATGTTGCAAATCAGATCTTGCATGCCTTAGAACAGCCCGAAGACGTTACCTTAAGCGAGATAATTGTTCGACCCAAAAGGTGA
- the metK gene encoding methionine adenosyltransferase has protein sequence MPYFFTSESVSEGHPDKVADQISDALIDNFLAWDADSKVACETLVTTGQVVLAGEVKSNTYLDVQKIAREVIAKIGYTKSEYMFDASSCGVLSAIHEQSADINQGVDRTSKEDQGAGDQGMMFGYATNETANYMPLALELAHLILKELADLRRENDEIKYLRPDSKSQVTLEYDDNNRPVRIDTIVVSTQHDDFDSEASMLQKINDDVKNILIPRVKAQLPAHIQELFGSGIKYHINPTGKFVIGGPHGDTGLTGRKIIVDTYGGKGAHGGGAFSGKDPSKVDRSAAYATRHIAKNLVAAGVADEILVQVSYAIGVAKPMGIFINTFGTAHVDLSDGEIARKVEEIFDMRPFAIEQRLKLRNPIYQESAAYGHMGRQAETVTKTFTSPDGSSCDVEVELFTWEKLDYVDQVKSAFGLS, from the coding sequence ATGCCTTATTTCTTTACCTCTGAATCAGTTTCAGAAGGACATCCCGATAAAGTTGCTGATCAGATTTCAGACGCATTGATCGACAACTTCCTGGCTTGGGATGCAGATTCCAAAGTGGCCTGTGAAACGCTCGTTACTACAGGACAAGTTGTACTAGCAGGTGAGGTAAAATCCAATACCTACCTGGATGTACAAAAAATTGCTCGAGAAGTAATCGCTAAAATCGGATATACTAAAAGTGAATACATGTTTGACGCCAGCTCTTGTGGTGTACTTTCAGCTATTCACGAGCAAAGTGCAGATATCAACCAGGGTGTTGATCGTACCAGCAAAGAAGATCAAGGTGCGGGTGACCAAGGAATGATGTTTGGTTATGCCACCAACGAAACGGCGAACTACATGCCATTGGCTCTCGAATTGGCTCACCTGATTCTTAAAGAATTGGCCGATTTGCGCCGCGAAAATGATGAAATTAAATACCTACGTCCTGACTCAAAATCTCAGGTTACTCTGGAATATGATGACAACAACCGTCCGGTGAGAATCGATACGATTGTAGTATCTACCCAGCACGATGATTTTGACAGCGAAGCTAGCATGCTTCAGAAGATCAATGACGATGTAAAAAACATTTTGATTCCACGTGTTAAAGCTCAATTGCCTGCACACATCCAGGAGTTGTTTGGATCGGGAATTAAATACCACATTAATCCTACCGGAAAGTTTGTAATTGGTGGTCCTCACGGAGACACCGGATTGACTGGAAGAAAAATCATCGTTGACACTTACGGTGGTAAAGGTGCTCACGGTGGTGGTGCTTTCTCTGGAAAAGATCCTTCTAAAGTAGACCGTTCTGCCGCTTACGCGACTCGTCACATTGCTAAAAACCTGGTTGCTGCAGGTGTAGCTGACGAAATTCTGGTTCAGGTTTCTTACGCAATTGGTGTAGCTAAGCCTATGGGTATTTTCATCAATACCTTCGGTACTGCCCACGTAGACCTATCGGACGGAGAAATCGCTCGTAAGGTGGAAGAGATTTTCGACATGCGTCCTTTTGCTATTGAGCAAAGACTGAAGTTGAGAAATCCTATTTACCAAGAGTCTGCAGCTTATGGCCACATGGGTCGTCAAGCTGAGACGGTAACCAAAACATTTACTTCTCCTGACGGATCTTCTTGTGACGTTGAAGTAGAGTTGTTTACTTGGGAAAAACTCGATTACGTTGATCAGGTAAAATCTGCTTTTGGATTGAGCTAA
- a CDS encoding nitrous oxide reductase family maturation protein NosD, with product MKALSSILGGLLLLPGLLIGQNIRVSPGGLSLAEAVQQAQPFDQIVVEAGTYFEHGIEIQKPLKITGEPGAIFDAQEQGEILTLHADSITVSGLEFRNIGTSYIKDWAAISSDRCTGCVIENNRLINAFFGIYLRHSDQCIIRGNEVLGQAEMEMSSGNAIHLWYCKDILIDNNKVVQHRDGIYLEFVENSVIQNNQSINNIRYGLHFMFSDKNRYIHNQFMENGSGVAVMYSSFIEMRDNEFRNNWGPAAYGLLLKEIFDSQISHNTFYKNTTAIYGEGAVRTRIDNNHFESNGWAMKILSSCMEDTITGNNFVGNTFSLFTNTPRNYNLYEKNYWSDYSGYDLNHDGIGDVPHRPVSLFTYVVEKSEPAILLLRSHFVGLLEFAEKAAPGVTPESLTDHKPLMNPRRD from the coding sequence ATGAAAGCGTTAAGCTCCATACTTGGTGGGTTACTCCTTCTACCTGGCTTACTCATAGGTCAAAATATCCGGGTTTCACCCGGTGGGTTGTCCCTGGCCGAGGCCGTTCAACAGGCACAGCCCTTTGATCAAATCGTGGTGGAAGCAGGAACCTATTTTGAGCATGGCATCGAAATTCAAAAACCGCTTAAAATCACGGGCGAACCCGGTGCCATTTTCGACGCACAGGAACAGGGGGAAATTCTCACCTTGCATGCTGATAGCATAACGGTGTCAGGTCTGGAGTTTCGAAATATTGGAACGAGTTACATCAAGGACTGGGCAGCCATCAGCTCGGATCGATGCACCGGATGTGTTATTGAAAACAACCGTTTGATCAATGCCTTTTTTGGGATTTACCTACGTCATTCCGACCAATGTATCATCCGGGGAAATGAAGTGTTAGGCCAAGCCGAAATGGAGATGTCTTCAGGCAACGCCATTCACCTTTGGTACTGCAAAGACATTCTGATTGATAACAACAAAGTGGTTCAACACCGCGATGGTATTTATCTGGAATTTGTAGAAAATTCAGTTATCCAAAACAACCAGAGCATTAACAACATTCGCTACGGACTGCATTTTATGTTCTCTGACAAAAATCGTTACATCCACAACCAATTCATGGAGAATGGCTCAGGTGTAGCGGTGATGTATTCCAGCTTTATCGAAATGCGTGACAATGAATTCCGCAACAATTGGGGGCCCGCTGCTTATGGTTTGCTCCTAAAGGAAATATTCGATAGTCAAATTTCACACAACACCTTTTACAAAAACACTACTGCCATTTACGGTGAAGGTGCTGTGCGTACCCGGATAGACAACAACCATTTTGAGAGCAACGGCTGGGCCATGAAGATCCTCAGCAGTTGTATGGAAGATACCATTACCGGAAACAACTTTGTGGGTAATACTTTCAGTTTGTTCACCAACACGCCACGCAACTACAACCTGTATGAAAAGAATTACTGGAGCGACTATTCCGGCTATGACCTCAACCACGATGGAATTGGCGATGTTCCCCATCGTCCAGTGAGCCTCTTTACCTATGTGGTGGAGAAAAGTGAGCCTGCCATCTTACTATTAAGAAGTCATTTTGTTGGACTCCTTGAGTTTGCCGAAAAAGCTGCACCTGGAGTAACCCCGGAATCGCTAACAGATCATAAACCCTTAATGAACCCAAGACGTGATTAA
- a CDS encoding Rrf2 family transcriptional regulator: MLLSKTTQYAIRALIYIQRETQTGENRVDIRKIAEAIKSPTHFTAKILQQLVRHGVISSMKGPNGGFAAEPHTAQVKLGEIISIMDGKDFSKACLLGLPACSEEKPCPIHHRFASLKASTVKLFDELTIGTLTEDSLNTYLSL; encoded by the coding sequence ATGTTACTGTCCAAAACCACTCAATACGCCATACGAGCCTTAATCTACATCCAACGCGAAACCCAAACGGGTGAAAATCGAGTGGATATCCGGAAAATTGCTGAGGCCATAAAGTCGCCTACCCATTTTACAGCAAAAATTCTCCAACAACTGGTGCGCCATGGAGTCATTTCATCGATGAAGGGTCCTAACGGTGGATTTGCTGCAGAACCTCATACGGCTCAGGTCAAATTGGGTGAAATCATTTCGATTATGGATGGTAAAGATTTTTCAAAGGCCTGCCTCTTAGGACTACCGGCCTGCTCGGAAGAAAAACCCTGCCCCATTCACCATCGATTCGCCAGCCTTAAAGCTTCCACAGTCAAACTCTTCGACGAATTGACCATTGGAACCCTGACCGAAGATTCGCTGAATACCTACTTGTCCTTGTAA
- a CDS encoding TonB-dependent receptor codes for MQYDWNVNGLLKIKAGGRLDAFQPNQYNASPMISARYTLSPGLELRGSYSRGFRIPQLFSEEVHTELVSGEIRVIRLADNLDAEQSDSYTLSLDYDKEWSGGQIELVAEGFYTRIHNPFVLEDASSEYDQNVLEKRNGAGATVQGINLEAAITNGRYYTLEATFTILRSRYDEVLKWSEEVGDDQLTRSFLRTPERYGSLMAGFSGLKNTEINASMIYTGPMWVQHYAGYIEADRLERTPDFVELNLKASHTFKLKKNKLIVSAGINNLLDSFQEDFDRGPDRDASYIYGPQQPRTYFIGLRLHN; via the coding sequence TTGCAATACGATTGGAATGTAAACGGGTTGCTTAAAATCAAGGCAGGTGGTCGCTTGGATGCTTTCCAGCCTAACCAATACAACGCCAGTCCTATGATTAGTGCTCGCTATACCCTATCTCCCGGATTGGAGTTGCGTGGAAGCTATTCCCGAGGATTTCGAATTCCCCAGCTGTTTTCAGAAGAAGTACACACCGAGTTAGTATCTGGAGAAATTAGGGTCATTCGCTTGGCGGATAATTTGGATGCTGAACAGTCTGATTCCTATACCCTTTCGTTGGACTACGATAAAGAATGGTCCGGTGGACAAATTGAATTGGTGGCCGAAGGTTTTTATACTCGAATCCACAATCCTTTTGTGTTAGAAGATGCTTCTTCGGAGTATGATCAAAACGTATTGGAAAAACGAAATGGAGCAGGTGCCACGGTTCAGGGAATTAATCTGGAAGCCGCTATTACCAACGGTAGGTACTACACCCTTGAAGCCACATTTACCATCCTTCGGAGTCGTTATGATGAAGTGCTGAAATGGTCGGAAGAGGTGGGTGATGATCAGCTTACCCGCTCGTTTTTGAGAACGCCTGAGCGGTATGGAAGTTTAATGGCTGGCTTTAGCGGCTTGAAGAATACGGAAATTAATGCCTCCATGATTTATACAGGGCCTATGTGGGTTCAGCATTATGCAGGCTACATTGAAGCTGATCGATTGGAGCGCACACCCGATTTTGTGGAACTCAATCTGAAGGCGAGTCATACCTTTAAGTTGAAAAAGAACAAGCTGATCGTAAGCGCTGGAATCAACAACCTGTTGGATAGCTTCCAGGAGGATTTTGATCGCGGTCCGGATCGTGACGCTTCGTACATATACGGGCCACAGCAGCCAAGAACCTATTTTATAGGTCTACGACTTCACAATTAA